The following coding sequences lie in one Pempheris klunzingeri isolate RE-2024b chromosome 13, fPemKlu1.hap1, whole genome shotgun sequence genomic window:
- the cox16 gene encoding cytochrome c oxidase assembly protein COX16 homolog, mitochondrial, which translates to MFNLNALKRNRTMRYGVPMFCLIIGGSFGLREFTQIRYDVQRLKRKLDPSLEAKIDVQRQSTMLEEEYEKLKEVNMDDWKNVRGPRPWEDSREYQEQQRSKQDKKD; encoded by the exons ATGTTTAATTTAAACGCGTTGAAGAGAAACAGGACGATGCGATATGGAGTTCCTATGTTT tgtctcaTAATTGGAGGATCCTTCGGCCTGCGAGAATTCACACAAATTCGCTATGATGTCCAGAGGCTCAAAAGAAAG ctgGATCCCTCACTGGAGGCCAAAATAGACGTCCAGAGGCAGTCAACCATGCTGGAGGAGGAGTACGAG AAACTGAAGGAGGTGAATATGGATGACTGGAAGAACGTCCGTGGCCCTCGTCCCTGGGAAGACTCCAGGGAgtaccaggagcagcagcgcagcaaacaggacaaaaaagaTTGA